CGCGGTCGTGGTCGTTCCAGATGACTCCTACGAGGTTCTCGAAACCGACGACGGCTACGTCGTTAAAATCGACTACTCAGACGGCTACTACGTCAACATAGACTACTCCTACAGCGACGATGAACCCCTCAAGACGTTCTATTACCTTGAAACCGACGATGACTACCTCGTCGTCAAATCGCGCGACTATTTCGGCGCGGTTGACGACACCGACCTGGGTGGCGACATCGAAAATGCAGTGGAGATGGCCAAGAGCGCGGACGACATGGGCGAGTATACCCTCATGGTGGCTGAACCCAACGGTAAGCACATGACCTTCAACCCGGACAGCGATGACGTTGACGTTCTAACTGGCAACGTTTACATGGCCGACGAGGACGTCGCGAAGGTGGGCAAGCCCTACGTCTTCATCTACATCGTTGACAACGGCGATTCGCTCGACGTGAGCGACGTCACCAAGGGCATCGCCGGCGATATGGCCTTTGGAATGCCCTTTGGGCTGGAATACGTAAACTACGTGAACGGCGACGACGTCTTCAGCGTCATCGCTGTAAGCATGGACGACTATAATAAACTCGCGAACGGGGAAGCTGAGCTGAACTTCGACGGAAGAAACGTGGAGGTAAATGGAATCGAGGACAAAGTCTTCGTCCTTATTTCTCACTGAGCTCTTTCCTCTCTTTTTCGGTTTCTTCTGGGTTTTTACTGCCCTCCCCGGCTTCGTTTTGCCCCTCAAGCTCCTCCGGGTTGATTATCCGGTACGGCCCGAGGCTCAGCTTCTGGATTTCCTCCTCCGTCAAAAGCCTGCTCCTGACCTTCTCACCTATGAGCGCGCTGTTGCCCAGGGGGTCCGCTATCTTCACAGTCAGTGGTTTCTTCCCCTCCCTGACGTCCTCGATGTACTGGAGTATCTCGTCGGCCTTCTTTACCGCTTCCTCGTCGCCCTCCTGCCTCCTGAACTCCCTCGCCATCAGGAGCGTTTCGCGAACGCGCTCAAGTACTCCCTCGACGTTAGTAATGAATCCTTCAGATGCCGGCCCCGGTTCAATCTTGACGCCTATCTCCTCCAGCTCTATCGTTCCGCTCTTGCTCCTGACGACGCGCGTGAATAAATCTTTCTCGTTCTCGACCTTAACTGTGTAAAGCTTCGGTGGCCTGTCCTCGAGTATCATGACGTCAGCGTTTCTGTAGCCACACTTCTCGCAGATTATGGTGCTCTCCATGACCTTTCCGAAGTAGGGAATCTCGTGGATGTGCTGAATGGCCTTGAGGGTGTTCTTGCCACCGCAGATGGGGCAGTCACCGAGGCTTATGACCTGAACCTCACCGAGCTCGGGATTAACCTCAACCTTCTCGCCCTTCTTCTCGCCCATGAGCATCACCGAGAAGAGAACCAGGGATGCCTTTATAAAGTCATGGTTTCGGTTGAAGTTTGAAAAAGGAAAACCTCATTTGGCAATCTTTATGTCCTCTGGAAGGAGGATGAGCTTAACCTCGGTCTTGCATATCTTCGCCGCCTGTCCGCCGAAGGCGTTGACCATGCCCTTAATCTGCTCGGCGACCTTTTCAAGGACGTCGGGCCTCTTCTCGAGCGGGGTCAGGTCAACTATGACTATGTTGCCCTCCTGAAGCTCGCTGGAAATCCTCTCAAGGTCGGAGTAGCTGGTCACGGTTATCTTCTTCAGGTAGCGAAGCTGGGGCTTAACGAGCTCCTTAGCAAGAACATCCTCCTCAATCGGTACGACATCGATGTCATGCCTGGGAGCGACTTCCTTCTTAACGCTCGCGGGAGGTTTCATTTTAGGCTTGTTCTCCTTCTTTTTGAGGCTGTCAAACAATCCCATGAGGGTTCCCCCCGGTTAATCGTAAAGCCGTTTAGTTTTATGCCTTTTCCTTTATAGCTCTTTCCCAAACTCTTTGGGGCTCTCTTCGCGGAGTTTAAACAGGCCGAAGAGGGACAGGGAGAATGCAACGACGCCCGAGAGAATCACCAGGGTGCTTGAAATACCCCATCCCTTCTTTCCGGCGATGTAGAGACCCCATACGAAAAGGGCCAGACCCCAGAGGGCCGTTGTGAGGAGCAGGTCCTTTTTCCTTTCCTCCCGCAGAAGGAGGTAAACGGTTCTCACCGCGAAACCGGCGAAAATCACTGACGCGACTATGCTCATGAAGTCCATCGCCACCACCGGAAAAGAGGGAAAGGGTCAGGCCTTCCCAACGGCCTCAAGGACGATTTTCCTGAGTTCCTCGGCCTTCTTGAAGGCGGTATCCACTGCGTACATGACTTCCTCGAGCTTGAAGCTTCCGCCCTCGCCCTTCTGAACCGCTGAAATGTGGCCGTTCTCGTCGGTGGTTATCGTAATCCTGCCGTCCATGACGCGCTCCTCGTCTATGTTGGGGTCAACGACCATCGTGTTGCCGATTTTCGCGAAGGTGACTGGTATCGGGACGCTCTTGACCGGCAGGGGCTCGTACTCGTCGAGTATCTTTACCTCCCCGCTCTCCTCGTCGTACTCAATCTTCGGAATCTTGGTGCTCATCAGGGCCGCTATTGCACCTATTCCGCTCGCGTCGAGCAGGTTGCCATCGTGGTCGAGAACGTGGACGTCGATGAAGATAACCCTGACGAGCTTGCCGGGGACGATGACGAGCTTTTCAAGCTCAACGGCCCCGCTCTCCCTTATTCCCCTATCCACAACGCGGGCGAGCTCGATGGCGTTCTCGTCCGGTGGACCGGGCTCGAAGGTCGGCGAGGCAAGGGGAACGAGCTCGACGTTGGTCGTCATAACTCCCTTCTCCGGCAAATCCGGAAACGGCTCTCCGAGGTCGACCTTTATTCCAACGAGAACCTGCGTGTTGCCGAGCCTGACCCAGGCAGAGCCCTCGGCCTTCTCTATGACATTGACCTTGACCTCGAGGTCGCGGTAGTCCTCGAAGCCCCTTCCGTCAATCCTCTTGCCCTCCCTGAGGAGGTTTATGATGTGGTCGCGCATTATGCTGGCCATGACTTCCATCTCACTCATTGCCCGCCACCTCCTGCGCTATGCGGAGGTATTTTTCTTTGAGGGCCTCCCTCTGCTTCTGGTAAACCGCCTTGGCTCCCTTTATCGCGAGCTTCACTGCCTCGACGAACTCCTCCCTCGTCAGGTAGCCGTCCATCTGAAGGAGCGTTATGTCGTTCTTGAGGGGCATTATTGCAACGGGAACGTCCGCCTCACCGTAGTTGTCCTCGTCCTTGTTGAGGTCGAGAACGATTTCGCCGTCAATCTTTCCGGCGGCGCACGCGGCAACGAGGTCCCTCATCGGTATTCCTGCATCTGCCAGAGCAAGTGAGGCCGCGGTTATTCCTGCAACCCTCGTTCCAGCGTCGGCCTGGAGGACCTCTATGAAAACGTCTATCGCCGTTCTCGGGAACATCTCGAGGATTAGGGCCGGCTCAAGCGCGCCCCTTATGACCTTGCTTATCTCGACGCTCCTCCTGTCCGGCCCGGGCTTTTTCCTTTCCTCAACGCTGAAGGGTGCCATGTTGTAGCGGACGCGCAGAATTGCCCTGTCCGGCCTCTGGAGGTGCTTGGGATGAATCTCCCTCGGGCCGTAGACAGCTGCCATTATCTTGTTCTTGCCCCACTCGACGTAGGCCGAGCCGTCGGCGTTCTTGAGAATTCCAACCTCCATTTTAATGGGTCTAAGCTCGTACTTCTTCCTGCCGTCAACCCTTCTACCGTTCTCGTCGATGAGCTTTAAACCCTCAGGCCTGCCCATCATCCTTCTCACCTTCCTTCTCCTCAAGCTGGGGGATTTCCTCAATAACTCCCTGCTCCTTGAGCTCCCTGAGCCTCGAAAGCAGGTACTCCTTGACCCTGTCGGTCAGTCCCTGCGTGTGGCTTTCGCGGTCAACCTTGAGTATGGCCTCTATCGCGAGCTTCTCCAGCTCGTCGTTCCTTCCACTCACCCAGACCCAGCCGTTCTGGCCCACTATGATTCTCGTCCCGGTGAGCTTCTTAATCATGTTAATCATCGAACCGCCCTTGCCGATGAGCCTCGGCACCTTGGAAGGCGTTATCGTGACGAGCTGTCCTCCCCTGAGCGGACCGCCCTTGAAGGGCATTCCCTTAGTTGTGAGGTCAATCTGGTTTATCTCGTTGAAGGCCTTCACCTTGGCGTAGATTATGTCGCCTATGTCGTAAATCTTCCTCAGGTCAGTCTTGAGAAGGTCTATGCGCTCCTCAACCGCGTCCTGAACGCGTAAATTGGCCTGGTACGGTGCCCCTATGTCAACGGTCCAGTTGGAGAACTTGACGTCCACTATCTTTCCGAGGACGTTGTCCCCAACCTCTGGAATGTAGGGCCCTTCAAGCGGAATGACCCTTATGAGGTCTCCCCTTATCTCGACGAGTCCTATCACCGTTGAGTAAATCCTGTTGCCTTCCCTGAAGGTTCCCCTTCCGTTCTTAAACGGTCCCTGGGCCAGCAAAGTGCCCGGGACCACCAGTTCCCTTGGTTTTACAAAAATCCGCCTCATAGTCCCTTCCTCTCTACAAGTTTAGTAAGAGCGGTGCCCTT
The Thermococcus sp. 21S9 DNA segment above includes these coding regions:
- the rrp42 gene encoding exosome complex protein Rrp42, yielding MSEMEVMASIMRDHIINLLREGKRIDGRGFEDYRDLEVKVNVIEKAEGSAWVRLGNTQVLVGIKVDLGEPFPDLPEKGVMTTNVELVPLASPTFEPGPPDENAIELARVVDRGIRESGAVELEKLVIVPGKLVRVIFIDVHVLDHDGNLLDASGIGAIAALMSTKIPKIEYDEESGEVKILDEYEPLPVKSVPIPVTFAKIGNTMVVDPNIDEERVMDGRITITTDENGHISAVQKGEGGSFKLEEVMYAVDTAFKKAEELRKIVLEAVGKA
- the rrp41 gene encoding exosome complex exonuclease Rrp41 — protein: MMGRPEGLKLIDENGRRVDGRKKYELRPIKMEVGILKNADGSAYVEWGKNKIMAAVYGPREIHPKHLQRPDRAILRVRYNMAPFSVEERKKPGPDRRSVEISKVIRGALEPALILEMFPRTAIDVFIEVLQADAGTRVAGITAASLALADAGIPMRDLVAACAAGKIDGEIVLDLNKDEDNYGEADVPVAIMPLKNDITLLQMDGYLTREEFVEAVKLAIKGAKAVYQKQREALKEKYLRIAQEVAGNE
- the rrp4 gene encoding exosome complex RNA-binding protein Rrp4, which gives rise to MRRIFVKPRELVVPGTLLAQGPFKNGRGTFREGNRIYSTVIGLVEIRGDLIRVIPLEGPYIPEVGDNVLGKIVDVKFSNWTVDIGAPYQANLRVQDAVEERIDLLKTDLRKIYDIGDIIYAKVKAFNEINQIDLTTKGMPFKGGPLRGGQLVTITPSKVPRLIGKGGSMINMIKKLTGTRIIVGQNGWVWVSGRNDELEKLAIEAILKVDRESHTQGLTDRVKEYLLSRLRELKEQGVIEEIPQLEEKEGEKDDGQA
- a CDS encoding ZPR1 zinc finger domain-containing protein, whose product is MGEKKGEKVEVNPELGEVQVISLGDCPICGGKNTLKAIQHIHEIPYFGKVMESTIICEKCGYRNADVMILEDRPPKLYTVKVENEKDLFTRVVRSKSGTIELEEIGVKIEPGPASEGFITNVEGVLERVRETLLMAREFRRQEGDEEAVKKADEILQYIEDVREGKKPLTVKIADPLGNSALIGEKVRSRLLTEEEIQKLSLGPYRIINPEELEGQNEAGEGSKNPEETEKERKELSEK
- a CDS encoding cell division protein SepF; the encoded protein is MGLFDSLKKKENKPKMKPPASVKKEVAPRHDIDVVPIEEDVLAKELVKPQLRYLKKITVTSYSDLERISSELQEGNIVIVDLTPLEKRPDVLEKVAEQIKGMVNAFGGQAAKICKTEVKLILLPEDIKIAK